One Alcaligenes ammonioxydans DNA segment encodes these proteins:
- a CDS encoding DUF2069 domain-containing protein codes for MHEPLNPILHRVAALALVALIVLCLAWELHFAPLKPGGSWLALKVIPLVLPLRSVLKGNLYTLQWTSMMILLYFAEGVMRAWSDPVAEVLPWAVAEIVLSLIYYFCAIFYLWPAKKAAKQRSKAEKAEAAKAAKSA; via the coding sequence ATGCATGAACCTTTAAACCCCATACTTCATCGAGTGGCGGCCCTGGCCTTGGTCGCCTTGATTGTTTTGTGTCTGGCTTGGGAGCTGCATTTTGCGCCCCTGAAACCGGGCGGCTCCTGGCTGGCGCTGAAAGTCATCCCTCTGGTGTTGCCGTTGCGCAGCGTGCTCAAGGGCAATTTATATACGCTGCAATGGACGTCCATGATGATTCTTCTGTATTTCGCAGAAGGGGTCATGCGTGCCTGGTCCGATCCGGTCGCAGAAGTTTTACCCTGGGCGGTGGCAGAAATTGTCTTGTCCCTGATCTATTATTTCTGCGCCATTTTTTATCTCTGGCCTGCCAAAAAAGCGGCCAAGCAGCGCAGCAAAGCCGAAAAAGCCGAGGCTGCCAAAGCCGCCAAATCAGCCTGA
- a CDS encoding YihY family inner membrane protein, whose amino-acid sequence MPSEQAEPTDLNPDTTDPAVGQKPPPPTARHHFLNVLRFAIKRVAEKDLMKVASSLTYTTILAIVPLLTVVLALFTAFPLFQEFEHALEGFLTRNLMPEVVSENVMLYLNQFAAKASGLTAVGSLFLIVTSIMLIMTIDETFNNIFQVHVQRPLGQRLLVYWAIISLGPILTGASLWATTILARESMGYIGDLSGIVSFALAYVPFLFTALGLTALFMYVPNRRVWWRDALIGGVVTAALLELMKAGFAFYLTRFPTYTIIYGAFAILPIFLLWIYISWLIVLLGASMVAILPDWRGRNWVKTNVPGIAFTDAVNLLHQLWLNRQNPEGLSVRELSHTLERDPDELYNVLCQLKSMGLIADTQLNNDEQWVLSCDLRLVSLNQLITAFLLDRAHTHEGPLEYVFNYLSQFFDQRLSNLEALFESPQGILTEQPAIPNADPGQETQYAKSQ is encoded by the coding sequence ATGCCCTCTGAGCAAGCTGAACCCACAGACTTGAACCCAGACACAACAGACCCTGCTGTCGGGCAGAAGCCCCCGCCACCCACTGCCAGACACCACTTTTTGAATGTGCTGCGCTTTGCGATCAAGCGGGTGGCAGAAAAAGATCTGATGAAGGTGGCCTCCAGCCTCACCTACACCACGATTTTGGCTATTGTGCCTTTATTGACCGTGGTGCTGGCCCTGTTCACGGCGTTCCCCCTGTTTCAGGAATTTGAACATGCCCTCGAAGGGTTTCTGACGCGCAATCTGATGCCCGAGGTGGTTTCAGAGAACGTCATGCTGTATCTGAACCAGTTCGCCGCCAAGGCCTCGGGTCTGACGGCAGTAGGCAGCTTGTTTTTGATCGTCACCTCCATCATGCTCATCATGACCATTGATGAGACGTTCAACAATATTTTTCAGGTCCATGTTCAACGTCCGCTGGGCCAGCGCCTGTTGGTGTACTGGGCCATTATTTCCCTAGGCCCGATTCTGACCGGTGCCAGCTTGTGGGCAACCACCATTCTGGCGCGCGAGTCCATGGGGTATATCGGGGACTTGTCCGGTATTGTGTCTTTCGCCCTGGCCTACGTGCCCTTTTTGTTCACGGCGCTGGGGCTGACTGCACTGTTCATGTACGTACCCAACCGGCGCGTATGGTGGCGCGATGCGCTGATCGGCGGGGTCGTGACAGCGGCCCTGCTGGAGCTGATGAAAGCCGGCTTCGCCTTTTATCTGACCCGCTTTCCCACCTATACGATTATTTACGGCGCCTTTGCGATCTTGCCGATCTTCTTGCTGTGGATCTATATCTCCTGGCTGATCGTCCTGCTCGGAGCTTCCATGGTCGCCATCTTGCCCGACTGGCGAGGCCGCAACTGGGTCAAAACAAATGTGCCCGGCATCGCCTTTACCGACGCCGTCAATCTGCTCCATCAACTCTGGCTGAACCGCCAGAACCCGGAAGGCCTAAGCGTCAGAGAGCTCAGCCACACACTGGAACGAGACCCCGACGAGCTCTACAACGTTTTATGCCAGCTCAAGTCCATGGGCCTGATTGCCGATACCCAACTGAACAATGACGAGCAATGGGTATTGAGCTGCGATCTGCGGCTGGTCAGTCTGAATCAACTTATCACCGCATTTTTGCTGGACCGCGCCCATACGCACGAGGGTCCGCTAGAATATGTATTCAACTACCTTTCTCAGTTTTTCGATCAGCGACTCTCTAATCTGGAAGCACTGTTCGAGTCGCCGCAAGGCATTCTGACAGAGCAACCAGCCATACCAAACGCCGATCCCGGTCAGGAGACCCAGTATGCTAAAAGTCAGTGA
- a CDS encoding CBS domain-containing protein yields MLKVSEILRVKGDTLYTGTPEMTVEKAVQSMSELDIGSLVIMEHGQLVGMLTFREIIRHWHAHGNKAPGFTVRSIMDDAPVSVTPNTSADEVQRLMLNNHARYMPVMDGPVLMGVISFFDMARAIVHAQQFENNMLKAYIRDWPTDSEAASAS; encoded by the coding sequence ATGCTAAAAGTCAGTGAAATCCTGCGTGTCAAGGGAGACACGCTTTATACAGGCACCCCCGAAATGACCGTCGAAAAAGCGGTGCAGAGCATGAGCGAGCTCGATATTGGTTCGCTGGTGATCATGGAGCACGGTCAGTTGGTGGGTATGTTGACCTTTCGCGAGATCATTCGCCACTGGCACGCCCATGGCAATAAGGCCCCAGGCTTTACCGTACGCAGCATCATGGATGACGCCCCCGTCAGCGTGACCCCCAATACCAGTGCCGACGAAGTCCAACGCCTGATGCTGAACAACCACGCACGCTACATGCCCGTCATGGATGGCCCGGTGCTGATGGGTGTGATTTCCTTCTTTGACATGGCGCGCGCCATTGTTCACGCTCAGCAGTTCGAGAACAATATGCTCAAGGCGTATATCCGCGACTGGCCGACCGATTCCGAGGCTGCCAGCGCATCCTGA
- the dusA gene encoding tRNA dihydrouridine(20/20a) synthase DusA translates to MTNFVMPDSQMWRLSVAPMIDVTDRHSRFFHRLLAPRALLFTEMITTGALTHGDQVRHLDFDQAEHPVALQLGGSDRDALVTSALAGEKWGYDEINLNCGCPSERVQKGAFGACLMSEPRLVADCVKAMQDAVSVPVTVKHRLGLDYNESYDFVRDFVGILFEAGCRVFTVHARNAVLKGLSPKDNREIPPLRYDMALQLKKDFPQALFILNGGIQEPDQAVALQEQFDGVMLGRAAWHTPAVLSEIHRRLWPEHPLMDENTVVERMIDYARHHVQVGVPLRIVIKSMLGWPHGKKGARQWRRTLSDHTWLAKNDPGLLAQAWEQLQSRQ, encoded by the coding sequence ATGACTAATTTTGTGATGCCGGACAGCCAGATGTGGCGTTTGAGTGTGGCGCCCATGATTGACGTGACCGATCGCCACAGCCGCTTTTTTCATCGTCTGTTAGCGCCACGCGCTTTGCTGTTTACGGAGATGATCACGACCGGCGCCTTGACTCATGGCGATCAGGTGCGCCATCTGGACTTTGATCAGGCGGAGCATCCAGTTGCCCTGCAATTGGGTGGCAGTGACCGGGACGCCCTGGTCACCAGCGCCCTGGCCGGTGAGAAGTGGGGTTACGACGAAATCAATCTGAATTGTGGCTGTCCGTCGGAGCGAGTCCAGAAAGGGGCTTTTGGTGCCTGTTTGATGAGCGAGCCGCGCCTGGTGGCCGATTGCGTCAAAGCGATGCAAGATGCGGTATCGGTGCCTGTTACCGTTAAGCACCGGCTGGGTCTGGATTACAACGAGTCCTACGATTTTGTACGCGACTTTGTCGGGATTTTGTTTGAAGCCGGCTGCCGTGTCTTTACCGTGCATGCCCGCAATGCGGTATTGAAAGGCCTGTCGCCCAAAGATAATCGGGAAATTCCACCGTTGCGCTATGACATGGCGCTGCAATTGAAAAAAGACTTTCCCCAGGCCTTGTTTATCTTGAACGGAGGCATCCAGGAGCCTGATCAGGCGGTGGCCTTGCAAGAGCAGTTCGATGGGGTGATGCTGGGGCGGGCGGCCTGGCATACGCCCGCCGTGTTAAGCGAGATACATCGTCGTTTGTGGCCCGAACATCCCCTGATGGACGAAAACACCGTGGTCGAGCGCATGATTGATTACGCCCGGCATCATGTTCAAGTCGGTGTGCCCTTGCGTATCGTGATCAAAAGCATGCTCGGCTGGCCGCATGGCAAAAAAGGCGCACGTCAGTGGCGCCGTACCTTGTCGGACCACACGTGGCTGGCCAAAAACGATCCAGGCCTGCTTGCGCAGGCCTGGGAGCAATTGCAGAGTCGCCAGTAA